tgcatcttacaaagttgtaaccaagaaagttgtcgcagactttgtcaaagatcgtattatTTTTTAATTCGGAGCTCCCGAGTCTATTGTCACTGATAATGCCGCAAatatcaacagtgatctgatgaaagccatgtgtgaaactttcaaaatcaagcataagaattccacagcctatagacctcagatgaatggagccgtagaagctgccaacaaaaatatcaagaaaatactaaggaagatggtagaaaaccacaaacaatggaaCAAAAAGCTTCCTTTTGCTCTATTGGGATACCACACTACAGTGCGCACATCAatcggagcaactccctacatgctggtttatggtaccgaggctgtcatcccagccgaggtagagattccttctttaagaatcatacaggaagctgaactcagcgatgcagaatggataaggagccgctatgaacaattgccCCTCATATATGGAAAAAGGATTAaggcagtatgtcacggtcagctttaccaGAAAAGAATGTCTAGAGTTTTGAACAAAACTGTCagaccaaggcaatttgcacggGACAGTTAGTGccgaagaagatcttcccacaccaagatgaagccaaagcgaaattctctcccaactggcaaggtccttacatggttcacatgGTGCTGACATGaagagcactcatacttgtagaaatggacggagaaatttgACCAAAACCAATGAATTCaaacgcagtcaaaagatactatgcttagactatttatATTTACTCATGttatgtaattgaactacgcttgacctgattacCATTTatgaggggatacgtaggcatccttataggttcggtcatatcataataaaatttccatttcccccaaaatcagaaactggagaagaattttgaggaggaccctcaaaatttcagaGCAAGTCCATCCAACGCCAACACATGTTAGACAGTCTGAaatcggttaagaaactggggaagaattttgagaaagATTCTTAAAATTCCGAGGAAGGATCAAGAATGCTCGTTACCTCTGAACggccgaaggatcatctaccaaactggggcagaattttgaggaggaccctcaaaattctaacatgaggaagcggcaatgtctctgaaatatgttatagtcactagttcatctaaaaataCTTGATATTTCTCTATGTTTtccaaaataactctatttttatcaataattgcatatttttcgaaaactcTACTTTTGTAACTGCCAGGTGTTACCAAAGGAAACTCGAAAGGGCCTTCAGAACGGATAAAGCAAGGTCTGCagacagaagcacgaaccaacctcccctatacaaactcacaatttttctttgaacgcaggcacatttgacgtagTGATAGCATTCGCAAAAatgtatacacaaagcaaaatcactatcaaacAATACATCAAACatcgaatatatctccagctaagaaacatACTACTCTAatttgctactcgctctttgcatgggactaagccctgtcccgcatatttgcatgaggctaatctttgcctacctatttgcatgaggctaatgcctgcctccatattcgcatgaggctaatccctgcctccatatttgcatgaggctaatccctgcctccatatctgcatgagactaatccctgcctccatacctgcatgaggctaatccctgcctccatacctgcatgaggctaatccctgcctccatattttcatgaggctaatccctgcctccatacctgtatgaggttaatccctacctccatatctgcatgaggctaatctttgcctccatatttgcatgaggctaatccttgcctccatatttgtatgaggctaatccctgcctccatatttgcatgagcctaatccttgcctccctgtttgcatgaggctaatccctgcatccatacctgcatgaggctaatacctgcctccatatccgcatgaggctaatccctgcctccatacctgcatgaggctaagcccagTCCcgcatatttgtatgaggctaatccttgccccctatttgcatgaggctaatccatgcctccctatttgcatgaggctaatccctgcctccatattcgcatgaggctaatccctgcctccatattcgtatgaggctaatccctgcctcaatatctacataaggctaatcccagcctccatacctgcataaggctaatccctgcctccatacctgcatgaggctaatccctgcctctatatttgcataaggctaatccatatctccatacctgcatgaggctaatccctacctccatacctgcatgaagctaatccctgccttcatacctgcataaggctaatccctgcctccatacctacatgaggctaattcttgcctctATATctacatgaggttaatccttgcctccatatttgcatgaggctaaactctgcctccatacctgcatgaggctaatccctgcctccatatttgcatgaggctaatccctgcctccatacctacatgaggctaatccctgccttcatacctgcatgaggctaatccctgtttcgcatatttgcatgaggctaatcctagcctccctatttgcatgaggctaatccctacctccatattcgcatgaggctaatccctgcctccatatctgcatgaggctaatccctgcctccatatctgcatgaggctaatccctgcctccatacctgcatgaggctaatcctttcctccatatttgcatgaggctaatccctgcctccatacctacatgagactaatccctgcctccatatttgcatgaggctaatccctgccttcatacctgcataaggctaatccttgcctccatacctgcatgaggctaagccctgacccgcatatttgcatgaggctaatccttgcctccctatttgtatgaggctaatccctacctccatattcgcatgaggcttatccctgcctccataattgcatgagcctaatccctgcctccatacctgtatgaggttaatccctacctccatatctgcatgaggctaatccttgcctccatatttgcatgaggcaaatccttgcctccatatttgtataaggctaatccctgcctccatatttgcatgagcctaatccctgcctccctgtttgcatgaggctaatccctgcatccatacctgcatgaggctaatacctgcctccatatccgcatgaggctaatccctgcctccatacctgcatgaggctaagcccagTCCcgcatatttgtatgaggctaatccttgccccctatttgcatgaggctaatccctgcctccatattcgcatgaggctaatccctgcctccatattcgcatgaggctaatccctgcctccatatctgcataaggctaatcccagCCTAcatacctgcataaggctaatccctgcctccatacctgcatgaggctaatctctgcctccatatttgcataaggctaatccctgcctccatacctgcatgaggctaatccctacctccatacttgcatgaggctaatccctgccttcatacctgcataaggctaatccctgccttcatacctacatgaggctaattaCTGTCTCTATAtctacatgagtctaatccttgcctccatatttgcatgaggctaaactctgtctccatacctgcatgaggctaatccctgcctccatatttgcatgaggctaatccctgcctccatacctgcatgaggctaatccctgcctccatatctgcatgaggctaatccttgtttcgcatatttgcatgaggctaatcctagcctccctatttgcatgaggctaattcctacctccatattcgcatgaagctaatccctacctccataattgcatgaggctaatccctgccttcatatctgcatgaggctaatccctgcctccatacctgcatgaggctaatccttgcctccatacctgcatgaggctaatcctttcctccatatttgcatgaggataatccttgcctccatacctacatgagtctaatccctgcctccatatttgcatgaggctaatccctgcctccatacctgcataaggctaatccctgccttcatacctgcatgaggctaagccctgacccgcatatttgcatgaggctaatccttgcctccctatttgcatgaggctaatccctacctccatattcgcatgaggcttatccctgcctccataattgcatgaggctaatccctgcctccatacctgcatgaggctaatccctgccttcatacctgcatgaggctaatccctgcctccatacctgcatgaggctaatcctttcctccatacctgcatgaggctaatccttgtcttcatacctgcatgaggctaatccctatcCCGCATATTTTCATaagctaatctttgcctccctatttgcatgaggctaatccctacctccatattcgcatgaagcgaatccctgcctccataattgtatgaggctaatccctgcctccatacctgcatgaggctaatccctacctccatacctgcatgaggctaatcccttcctccatacctgcatgaggctaatccctagcTTCATACctacataaggctaatccctgcctccatacctgcatgaggctaatctttgcgtctatatctgcatgaggataatccttgcctccatatttgcatgaggctaatctctgcctccatacctgcataaggctaatccctacctctatagttgcatgaggctaatccctgcctccatacctgcatgaggctaatccctaccttcatacctacatgaggctaagccctgtcccgcatatttgcatgaggctaatcctttcctccctatttgcatgaggctaatctttacCTTCatattcgcatgaggctaatccttacctccataattgcatgaggctaatccttgcctccatatctgtatgaggctaatccctgcctccatacctgcatgaggctaatccttgcctccatacctgtatgaggctaatccttgcatccatatctacatgaggctaatccttgcctccacacctacatgaggttaatccttgcctccatacctgcatgaggctaatccctgcctccacacctacatgaggctaatccctacctccacatttgcatgggacttTACATAAACATTGCTCTATTctagtactatctatttgcttttcaattgGGCTAAGTTATGCCCTTCATttcgcaagactaagccttgtcttggtaACACCATattactgcatctcatgggctgaaaaatcgccaatctatccaagggcgtcatagtctaaaaggcatcatcctcatagtcaGAAGACATCAtgacatggcctgaggatccctcaaatttgcatatcattattcaaaggcgtcatggttcggaggcaccatcttcatggcccaagaacatcattttatggcctgtgaatccctcacTGAAAAACTCATGGTCCAGGagatcatggtctgaggacgtcatccttaatCCGTCTGAAGataactttcatggtccaaagggaatctgcatcatatttaaattttcgcacaaatacatgtCTGTACCATCTATTTATCTGCGGGTGAACAGCAAGCAACCGCAATTATACAAGGagcgacctcgctccagttccttcaaatTACCTCAAACCTAACTGTTCATCATAACCGCTCTtgcatctcgtgtccgttcttgcagtgacttcatcggtatattctgcccatgaatccagaactacacgtggcctgattcttgtaaaaccagggatatgtaggcagctcaaagaccagagttcagcctctatctttcaaaacatctcattcggtcaaaattggccatcatttctttacccgaaaactcttttcatccttcccgggtaaagaggggcagttgttgttacccaatttttccttcatattttttaaatacacatatatatactttcaaaatagtgcatatgCATCATCACTTGGTTTTAAAACATATacaagcattttttataattttttataattaaaagaGTTTTAAAGCAATTTATTCCTATATTTTACTATATAAATATTCGTTAATTGCATcgcaaaatattttctttatcatttaatttcatcATTTACACTCAGATTAGGTTTTAAATACTTTAACATATTTATCATaaatacatttgcatttttaaaggctagaattgcacatttGCGATAATAGCTCATATATACTTATAATTGTCATATTCAtgcaaaaaataaattttatatttttacagCGTTAAATAATTATTGTTAACTATTTTTTatgcacaaataatatttttactattttatttgtcattttataaattactttattaattgaaaatgggtatttaaaatctagccccatTTTTATTTAATTTCGGACCTAAAGCTACCTAAACCAACCCAATACTAGCCCAATTTTTAACCCCCTAAACCAGCCCAGAAACCCCAGGCCTAATACCCATCTTCCCCAACCCAATACCCAGCCAAATCCTAGCCattgatcgttttgatcaacggtccaggttttccccttcctaaattaaacctaaTGACCCCCCCAAAACCCTCTCATTTCCCTAACCTCCCCGCCATCACCTAATCCTCTCATCTGTCAAATGCTCTCAAATCTAAACCCTAATCGGACCTCGTCGTCACTCATCTATGGCCACCCATGGTGGTTTCTTACCACCCCCAGGCCTCTAATGGTTTCCCTTGTACTGGTATCACCATCTCCAAGGTCTtcaagggaccagggttagtCTACTTGCATCTATGGCCCTTTCTCGCTTGTCTCAGGCTACTCCGATTTGATTCCAAGTAAGATCTTTCTATATCGCCTtagatctatgggtttctaagtTTGCTTCTTCACCTCTGTATTGTTCTTCTCGAAAACCTTAAATTCTTCCCTCTGAACTTCCTAGATTTGTACAGACCTGAGATGTTTGGACCTATTTCAtatgattttttacaaaaaacCTTCTGATTTTTACAATAACCTTCTGATTTTCGAATGGTTTTCcattttcctaaactagggtttcccgaaaatttcttttctgaaaatgtttgatAGTTTTGAATGTTTGATCTTCTGCTTCTTATGTGTCTTGACTGATTTCGTAAGGTTTGCTCTAACCTTAACTCGTTTATACTAAAAGcctaatttttgacatttttttttggtttctgaGTTACTTGTGTGCTGACTTTGTCCTTGCTTTAGTTTTTGTGATTTCTCTTTAGCCTAATTCGATATCTCGTGATTTTTATCCTAATATGCCTTTACTAAGGTTTATGGTTCGACTTTTCCACTGATTATATGTgtctatatttatttttttgccTATTCATGGTAAACTTATATTTTCACCCTTAAATCAATGTTAATTTGGATTCTCGATTTATCAATCTGTTTTCTGACTATtcctttcttgccttatttgaaattGTTTGTGATACTTGCTGACTCTTTGCATGATTCCgttccttaattaaacccttgacTCTCTATTTTGAAGTTCTTTGTTTAATTTGAACTCCTTTCCTTAATAAGATCCCTGATTCTTACTTCTTTACTTGGTCTGATTGAACCTGTTGCTTTATTTAGTTCCTGTCATTACCATTGgttgatttttccttaattaagggagaaAACTATGCTGAATCTTCGTGTAATTGATTCTTAAAATTCCTTGATTACTGATTGTTGATtgctttaccttatttgcttaacttttgattactatataaactccctcttattttaacttttggacacgaacaatagttcaaaACTACCACTTTTACACTCTAAAAAAGTCTCTCTCTGCTCTCCTTGCTACTTGTGATCTATGTTGTTCTAGCCAGCTGCAAGACAAGTCTGAAAATTGCATAATACCATTCTCACATcttgtgattttttttatttaactaagtatgcttctgattaattttaagaatcaaaacctatgtgtttacttactgCTTTAGCCCATATGGCTTGAGTCCATTCTTGCCTTTGTTTACACGTTACTCGGCATGTCTAATACTGCTTATTCAAACCTGTGATTAGCATGTTTTCACTTTACTTGCTTGTTTGCTATCCTTTTTAACATGTCTACATATGTAACTAGCCTGTTTGATTGACTactgtttatctagcatgcctaaactCTGTTTCTAGGTAATTAGCATGCCTCCACTTGTTAATATTTGCTTAGCATGCTCATCTAAGTTTTTGTCTATTCTGCCTCACTCATGCTAAGCTAGTTGCTCTCCCTAAAATGGCTCTAACATGTTTCTGCTGTGATCTTCGCTGCATTACCTGCATTCTACCTACTAGTTCTATAGAACCCCCTCAAACTCTATGTATTCTGTTGTTTGTGTGCTCCATTAAGGTGTACTCTCTATGTTCCCAATCCCTCTTCCCTTGTGTGAAGGCTACTTGCCAAAGTACTCCCTAAAACTGTTTGTTCTATGACATATGTTCTGATTGCAAAATTATTTCTTTACACTTTCCTCAAACTGTTTTATCACTAAtggtttttcaaaaattcttttcaATCCTAAGACTTTTCTtttaaactctttcaaatcattatGCACTTTCACTTACTCCTAGAATACTAGGTCCTGCCCCTCGGGTATGTGTCCTGcttagagacccttgagatctctatgaactctggcatatcagggctgacaCTTTCACACTGCACAATATTCAGTTGTTATTTGAGAAatgtctaggtgtgagcactacccgggatccttgaggtccttagggaactctaacacacctagacatgaaattggctatggaactattaggcatttgagactactggaggcttggaaatcattttgggcctacttcaggctccctatagcttaatttatGTTCcgtttatgtaattcattcaattcttggtctgtaataattaattgtaaacaaacagtggggtgattagtgaaaaagggagggtagttgtatatcgtgggtaaaattgggtagaaaccatacctatagggtccatgttga
The Nicotiana sylvestris chromosome 11, ASM39365v2, whole genome shotgun sequence DNA segment above includes these coding regions:
- the LOC138881670 gene encoding uncharacterized protein, yielding MVENHKQWNKKLPFALLGYHTTVRTSIGATPYMLVYGTEAVIPAEVEIPSLRIIQEAELSDAEWIRSRYEQLPLIYGKRIKAVCHGQLYQKRMSRVLNKTVRPRQFARDS